A segment of the Leptospiraceae bacterium genome:
AACGCTGTAGGTGGATTCGAATATTCGGATGCCTATTTACATGATAATGATGCAAGGTTCGTATTTCAATTCATTCGATCTGCATTGAACAATGGTTGTATTGGGGTCAATTATGTTGAATCTCAGGGTGCTACTCTAACGGGTGACTTGTGGAATGTAAAAGCAAAGGATTTGTTATCCGGAAAATCTTTTACAATTAAAGGAAAAGTATTGATAAATGCATGCGGTCCTTTTGTTGATGAGCATAATAGTTTGACCAACCAGAAAACAAACCATAGGCATGTATTTAGTAAAGGTATTCACTTAATAGTGGAAAAGTTAACAGATGTTAAACATATACTTACTTTTTTTGCAGATGATGGGCGGTTATTCTTTGTTATACCTATGGGCAATAGAACTTGTATTGGTACAACAGATACACAGGTAACTTCTCCTTATTCGGAAGTCACTCCTGAAGATAGGGAGTTTGTTTTAGAAAATATAAACAAAAGAGTAAAATTATCAAAACCTCTTACTAAAGATGATATTATCGCTGAACGTTGCGGTGTACGTCCATTAGTCGTTACAAACTCTGGTGACCAGACGGCTGATTGGGTTAAGTTATCTCGTAAACATGAAGTTGAAGTAAATAAGGAAAGTAAACATATAAGTATCTTTGGTGGAAAACTAACGGATTGTATCAATGTTGGAGATGAAATTTCAAACATTACTCGAGAACTTGGAATTCATTTTCCTTACTTCGATCAAAAATGGTACGGTGAGCCATCTCAGGAATTAAAAACAGAATTTTTACACCAAGCAAAATTAATGGGACTCGATGATATGACGCACCCGGGAGCAAGCGAGCCACTCTCCAAAAGACTCTGGAGAAGATACGGCTCACAATCTCTTAGGATTTTAGATGATATTCGTGAAAATCCGACTTGGGGAGAAGTATTAATAGAGGGGACTGAATACATTCGGGCTGAGTTAGAGGAAGCAGCTAGAAGAGAGATGATTACAAAACTAGAAGATTTTCTACGAAGAAGATCTAAAATTTCCTTAGTTGTAAGAAAAGAAGATCTAAAAAAGTCTACTGGACTTAAAGAAGCTTGCAAAATATTATTTGGCAAAGACGCGGATAAAAAATGGAAAGAGTATTTTACTTAGGAGATTTTAAATGAAAAAATGGATTGGAATAATTGCTTATGTAGCTTTTTTTTGTACTGCACTTTACTCGGTCGATTTCGTAGAGCATAAGGTTGTATCCGGAGATACTCTATCTAAAATCGCAAAAGAATATTTAAGTAATCCTCAAAGTTGGCGTGAACTTTTGAAATACAATCAAATAGATAGCCCTAATAAAATTCAACCTGGGTTAGTTCTAAAAATTCCAGATTATTTATCTAAAAAGAAGGCTGTTTCTAAACCAGTTGCCATTGCCAGAATTGGAATAAAATTGGGTACTGTAAAGTTTAAAAAGGACGCTGACCTTGATTGGTCAGACGGGAAAAAAGGTCAACTTTTAGAAGCGGAACAGGTAGTCCGAACATTAGAAAGATCTACGGCAGAAATAGAATTTTTTGATGATCCTGAAGTTACCATTCAAGTCCGAGAAAACAGCATTATGAAAGTAAAAATGGATAAAGTGAAAGGCATTGAACTTTCGGCTGGTGAGACATTGGTTAAATTTTTAAAGCATCCTAAGGAAAGCAAAGATGTTAAATTTACATTAGTTACTCCAACGTCAGTAGCGGGCGTAAGAGGAACTGAGTTTAACGTATCAACAGACCCAGACGGGTTGGACAAATATGCTTGCAGTCATGGTTTAATTCAGGTATCGGCACAAGGGGAAACTGTGGAAGTTCCAGCCGGATTTGGAACAACAGTCAAAAAAGGGGAAGCACCTTTAAAGCCATTTAAATTGCTCGAAAAAATTTTACTAAAACCTATGAAAGTCAAAATAGTTGATGATTAAGAAAGTAAAATTTCTACTTGCTTTTTTATAAAATTCAGAAAGACTCAGCAAAAAAAGGCAACTTAAAACATGACTCTCGATGACGTAAAAGCTGAAATAAAAAATAAAAATTACACCAAAGCATTAGAGCTTATGGAATTGATTTCTCTTTCTGAGCATAATGCAGAATTTCATTTGCTTAGAGGTATTTGTATTCAGTTGCCAAATCAAACAAATCTAAGCGAAATGGATGCTGAAATTTCTTTACGAAAAGCTGTAGAGATGGATACTAACTATCGTGACGCAAAATTAGAATTAGCCTACTTTTTACTCAATGTTCGACAGAATCCATCAGAAGCAAAAAAATATTTTTTAGAAATACTGCAAGCAACCAGAGACGAAGTGCCTTCCTCCGTTTCTAGTTTAATGGAAATTACCCAAGAGCTAAAGGATACCTATTCTTCCTTTGCGAACACCTTAAAAGAACAAACGGACACTTTTTTATCTCATGAATAAATGTTTTCTTTTTTAATAACTCACCTTACGCACAAGCACGTTGAGGGGAGAGATACGGGCAATCTCGGCGGCACTTCGACGATCGCTCAGTGCATCGCTTGGGCTGCCGCTTAAACCTGCTTATTCATTAGCTTTATCTAATATTCTTACCTTTGCTTTAAATTTCATTATTTTTCTTTTTTGCGTAACGTCAGTTAATAATCGAATTTGCTAATTTCTAAAGCATTTCTTTCCACATTTCCGGCATCAGCTTGGTATAGAAAATTTTTAATACTTTCTTTTAATGCGATGCCTTCTTCAGAAGAAGAATTTATTTTAAGAGCTTCCTCAACTCTTCTTAATGCAATATGGTAATTTCCCCCAAGTTTGTATACCTTGGCAAGGTGA
Coding sequences within it:
- a CDS encoding LysM peptidoglycan-binding domain-containing protein — encoded protein: MKKWIGIIAYVAFFCTALYSVDFVEHKVVSGDTLSKIAKEYLSNPQSWRELLKYNQIDSPNKIQPGLVLKIPDYLSKKKAVSKPVAIARIGIKLGTVKFKKDADLDWSDGKKGQLLEAEQVVRTLERSTAEIEFFDDPEVTIQVRENSIMKVKMDKVKGIELSAGETLVKFLKHPKESKDVKFTLVTPTSVAGVRGTEFNVSTDPDGLDKYACSHGLIQVSAQGETVEVPAGFGTTVKKGEAPLKPFKLLEKILLKPMKVKIVDD
- a CDS encoding glycerol-3-phosphate dehydrogenase/oxidase, with protein sequence MKLRESNLNKLQGTNFDVIILGGGINGAVAASSLSAKGAKVALIDKGDFASFTSQNSSNLAWGGIKYMETFEFGLVRKLCMSRNKLMRNYPSTVEEIRFFTIIAKGFRHGVLKLYAGTLFYWLMGNFFTKLPRFLSKSKINQEEDIVNLENAVGGFEYSDAYLHDNDARFVFQFIRSALNNGCIGVNYVESQGATLTGDLWNVKAKDLLSGKSFTIKGKVLINACGPFVDEHNSLTNQKTNHRHVFSKGIHLIVEKLTDVKHILTFFADDGRLFFVIPMGNRTCIGTTDTQVTSPYSEVTPEDREFVLENINKRVKLSKPLTKDDIIAERCGVRPLVVTNSGDQTADWVKLSRKHEVEVNKESKHISIFGGKLTDCINVGDEISNITRELGIHFPYFDQKWYGEPSQELKTEFLHQAKLMGLDDMTHPGASEPLSKRLWRRYGSQSLRILDDIRENPTWGEVLIEGTEYIRAELEEAARREMITKLEDFLRRRSKISLVVRKEDLKKSTGLKEACKILFGKDADKKWKEYFT